From one Allorhizobium ampelinum S4 genomic stretch:
- a CDS encoding ABC transporter ATP-binding protein: MTDTSLLDIRMLARDYTSRPLFGKPHTSRALDEVSLTVGRGEIYGIVGESGCGKSTLARLVMALDRPTSGHVLFDGDDLFSLSPEALKRKRQAFQMVFQDPFGSLDPRQTIGRIIAEPLHVLTPRPGKAAIGEKVAAMLESVGLQAGHAQRYPHEFSGGQRQRIAIARALITEPKLVVADEAVSALDLSVQGQVLNLLMDLRRIRGVSFLFITHNLAVVDCIADRVGVMYRGRLVEQGPAHAVFEQPLHPYTKILADAEPSVHRFGRPQKPYPLPDISGDPDIGCAFRGRCPLAQTRCTMEQPALREIMPGREAACHRAEVMAGTDTFIR; the protein is encoded by the coding sequence ATGACCGACACCAGTCTTCTCGATATCCGCATGCTTGCCCGCGACTATACCAGCCGTCCGCTGTTCGGAAAGCCGCATACCAGCCGGGCGCTGGACGAGGTGTCGCTGACGGTTGGGCGCGGCGAAATCTATGGCATTGTCGGCGAAAGCGGCTGCGGAAAATCCACCCTTGCCCGGCTGGTGATGGCGCTCGACCGTCCAACGTCGGGCCATGTCCTGTTTGACGGCGACGATCTGTTTTCACTGTCGCCGGAAGCACTGAAGCGCAAGCGGCAGGCTTTCCAGATGGTGTTTCAGGACCCTTTCGGCTCGCTTGATCCGCGCCAGACCATCGGGCGGATTATCGCTGAACCGTTGCATGTGCTGACGCCCAGGCCGGGTAAGGCCGCAATCGGCGAGAAAGTTGCCGCGATGCTGGAAAGCGTCGGTTTGCAGGCGGGGCATGCGCAGCGTTATCCGCATGAGTTTTCCGGCGGCCAGCGCCAGCGGATCGCCATTGCCCGCGCCCTGATCACCGAACCGAAACTTGTCGTGGCCGATGAGGCGGTCTCGGCGCTCGATCTCTCGGTGCAAGGGCAGGTCCTCAACCTGTTGATGGATCTGCGCCGCATACGCGGGGTCAGCTTTCTGTTCATCACCCATAATCTGGCGGTGGTGGATTGTATCGCTGATCGGGTCGGGGTGATGTATCGCGGCAGGCTGGTGGAGCAGGGACCGGCCCATGCGGTCTTCGAGCAGCCCCTGCATCCCTATACGAAAATTCTGGCCGATGCCGAGCCAAGCGTTCACCGTTTCGGCAGGCCGCAAAAGCCTTACCCTCTGCCTGATATCAGCGGCGATCCCGATATTGGCTGCGCGTTCCGTGGCCGCTGTCCACTGGCGCAGACACGCTGCACCATGGAACAGCCAGCGCTGCGCGAGATCATGCCCGGACGCGAGGCGGCTTGCCACCGTGCCGAGGTGATGGCCGGGACCGATACCTTCATCCGATAA
- a CDS encoding ABC transporter ATP-binding protein gives MSEKPLLSIRDLSIAVDLPDGRSMPIIDDLSFDLRAGETLGIVGESGSGKSLASLAVIGLLPRVARPTGQILLDGEDLLSASEDRLCKIRGNRIGMIFQEPLTALNPAMTIGDQIAEGVVWHRGLSWRQARREAVALLDQVRIPDAKRRAGTYPHEMSGGQRQRVGIAIALALKPALMIADEPTTALDVTVQAEVLDILDDLVREYRMALILVSHDLGVIARMCDRTLVLYAGRRMEEGPTRDVLTSPLNPYTRGLLSAVPKRVPGKDGEEGRLATIPGTVPGFAQLPEGCCFSDRCPDVVTECRRTAPGWSRQGEDRGVRCLRAEQGEIR, from the coding sequence ATGAGCGAGAAACCGTTGCTCTCCATTCGCGACCTGTCCATTGCGGTTGATCTCCCCGATGGCCGGTCCATGCCCATTATCGATGACTTGAGTTTCGATCTGCGGGCTGGCGAAACGCTTGGCATTGTCGGCGAAAGCGGCTCGGGAAAATCACTGGCATCGCTCGCAGTCATCGGCCTTCTGCCCCGCGTTGCGCGCCCGACTGGCCAGATCCTGCTGGACGGAGAGGACCTGTTGAGCGCCAGCGAAGACCGGCTGTGCAAGATCCGTGGCAACCGGATCGGCATGATCTTCCAGGAGCCGCTGACGGCACTCAATCCGGCGATGACCATCGGCGACCAGATTGCCGAAGGCGTGGTCTGGCATCGCGGTCTCAGCTGGCGGCAGGCGCGTCGTGAGGCGGTGGCGCTGCTCGATCAGGTCCGCATTCCCGACGCAAAACGCCGGGCCGGGACCTATCCGCATGAAATGTCGGGCGGCCAGCGCCAGCGTGTCGGCATCGCCATTGCACTGGCATTGAAACCGGCGCTGATGATTGCCGACGAGCCGACCACGGCGCTTGATGTGACGGTCCAGGCCGAAGTGCTGGATATTCTCGATGATCTGGTGCGCGAATACCGGATGGCGCTGATCCTCGTCAGCCATGATCTCGGCGTCATTGCCCGCATGTGCGACCGAACCCTGGTTCTCTATGCCGGTAGGCGGATGGAGGAAGGTCCAACCCGCGATGTTCTGACCTCTCCGCTCAATCCCTATACGCGCGGCCTGCTGTCTGCCGTGCCGAAGCGGGTGCCTGGAAAGGATGGCGAGGAAGGCAGGCTTGCCACCATTCCCGGCACGGTTCCCGGGTTTGCGCAGCTGCCGGAAGGTTGCTGTTTTTCCGACCGTTGTCCTGATGTGGTGACGGAGTGCCGTCGCACCGCGCCGGGCTGGTCGAGGCAGGGCGAGGATCGCGGTGTGCGCTGTCTGCGCGCTGAGCAAGGGGAGATCCGCTGA
- a CDS encoding ABC transporter permease, which produces MTTTVTISKPSTRRLTRLFLRPTLLIGGLIIILLVAIALLSLVWTPLPPTRMQIVYKLKPPLVHGLLGTDQLGRDLTSMLMVGAWNSLSTAMAAVVLGAGVGTLFGVTVAARRGMVEALTMRINDVIFAIPPILSAMMLGALLGTGRFTAIIAIAVFMVPVFARVTASAALQVWSRDYVLAARAAGKGQVLITIEHVLPNIASQIIVQVAIQLGLAILTEAGLSFLGLGMPPPAPTWGRMLADSQTYLAAAPWLAILPGLAIALTVLGFNMLGDGLRDLLDPREKGRS; this is translated from the coding sequence ATGACCACGACCGTGACAATCTCAAAGCCGTCTACCAGGCGGCTCACCCGTCTTTTTCTTCGCCCGACTTTGCTGATCGGCGGGCTGATTATAATCCTGCTGGTGGCGATTGCCCTTCTGTCGCTGGTCTGGACACCGCTGCCGCCGACCCGGATGCAGATCGTCTATAAGCTGAAGCCGCCGCTGGTGCATGGCCTGCTGGGAACCGACCAGCTGGGCCGCGACCTGACCTCCATGCTGATGGTCGGGGCCTGGAATTCCCTGTCGACAGCCATGGCGGCTGTGGTGCTTGGCGCAGGCGTCGGCACGCTGTTCGGCGTTACGGTTGCAGCGCGGCGCGGCATGGTCGAGGCGCTGACCATGCGGATCAATGATGTGATCTTCGCCATTCCGCCGATCCTGTCGGCCATGATGCTCGGCGCGCTGCTCGGCACAGGGCGGTTTACCGCCATTATCGCCATCGCCGTATTCATGGTGCCGGTTTTTGCCCGCGTTACCGCCAGTGCGGCCCTCCAGGTCTGGTCGCGGGATTATGTGCTGGCGGCGCGTGCCGCAGGCAAGGGGCAGGTTCTCATTACCATCGAACATGTCCTGCCCAATATTGCCAGCCAGATCATCGTACAGGTCGCCATCCAGCTTGGTCTTGCCATTCTGACCGAGGCGGGCTTGAGCTTTCTTGGTCTCGGCATGCCGCCACCGGCGCCGACCTGGGGGCGGATGCTGGCCGATTCCCAGACCTATCTGGCTGCCGCGCCCTGGCTTGCCATCCTGCCGGGCCTGGCCATTGCGCTCACCGTGCTCGGCTTCAACATGCTGGGCGATGGGCTGCGCGATCTTCTCGACCCGCGTGAAAAGGGGCGTTCATGA
- a CDS encoding amidase, giving the protein MTDLVDLTIRELIAAFSAKTLSPEDYWNAVEARIDAFEPSVQALYLYDSESARAQARASTDRWQRGAALGPLDGIPVSLKELIATRGQPVPLGTAAVDLVPAAADAPIAARMREDGAVIFAKTTCPDYGMLSSGLSSFHPLSRNPWDLSQNPGGSSAGAAAAGAAGFGPLHIGTDIGGSVRLPAGWTGLFGFKPSHGRIPVDPYYVGRCAGPMTRCVDDAAYSMITLARPDWRDGTSLPPETINWLDEDIDISGMKIGVMLDAGCGLAAEPEVREAIIAAAKRFEAAGAEVFEVGPVMNRAMLDGLDVFWRAKFWGDIAALSTEKRQMILPYIYEWAEGGANVSGVDAVKGFGQTIEMRKTCGALFTRVDAVLSPVNPVVSYPAEWASPTNDPQKPFEHIAFTVPWNMSEQPAASINCGFSNSGMPIGLQIVGPRFGDLTVLKLSKLFESWTGRINTWPQPPRS; this is encoded by the coding sequence ATGACCGATCTTGTTGATTTGACCATCCGGGAGCTTATTGCCGCTTTCAGCGCCAAGACCCTGTCGCCGGAAGACTATTGGAACGCGGTTGAGGCCCGGATCGATGCTTTCGAGCCCTCGGTTCAGGCGCTTTACCTCTACGATTCCGAAAGCGCCCGTGCCCAGGCCCGCGCCTCGACGGATCGCTGGCAGCGCGGCGCGGCCCTCGGCCCGCTCGATGGCATTCCTGTCTCGCTGAAGGAGCTGATCGCTACCAGAGGCCAGCCGGTGCCGCTCGGCACTGCCGCCGTTGATCTCGTGCCTGCTGCGGCGGACGCGCCGATTGCGGCACGGATGCGCGAAGACGGCGCGGTGATTTTCGCCAAGACCACCTGCCCGGATTATGGAATGTTGTCTTCGGGCCTGTCGAGCTTTCATCCGCTCAGCCGCAATCCCTGGGATCTCAGCCAAAACCCCGGCGGCTCCAGTGCCGGTGCGGCAGCGGCAGGGGCTGCCGGGTTCGGACCGCTGCATATCGGCACGGATATTGGCGGCTCTGTGCGCCTGCCCGCCGGGTGGACCGGGCTGTTCGGCTTCAAGCCCAGCCATGGCCGCATCCCTGTTGATCCCTATTATGTCGGGCGTTGCGCCGGGCCAATGACCCGCTGCGTCGATGATGCCGCCTACTCGATGATAACCTTGGCCCGCCCGGACTGGCGTGACGGGACCAGTCTTCCCCCAGAGACGATCAACTGGCTGGATGAGGATATCGATATCAGCGGCATGAAAATCGGTGTCATGTTGGACGCTGGCTGCGGTCTTGCAGCTGAACCAGAGGTGCGCGAGGCAATTATTGCTGCCGCTAAGCGCTTTGAGGCGGCAGGGGCCGAGGTTTTCGAGGTTGGCCCGGTGATGAACCGCGCCATGCTGGATGGGCTGGACGTGTTCTGGCGAGCAAAATTCTGGGGTGATATTGCCGCCCTCAGCACGGAAAAGCGCCAGATGATCCTGCCCTATATCTATGAATGGGCCGAGGGCGGTGCCAATGTCAGTGGCGTCGATGCGGTCAAGGGCTTTGGCCAGACCATCGAGATGCGCAAGACCTGCGGCGCGTTGTTTACCCGCGTTGATGCGGTTCTATCGCCGGTCAATCCTGTCGTTTCCTATCCGGCGGAATGGGCCTCGCCAACCAATGATCCGCAGAAGCCTTTCGAGCATATTGCCTTCACGGTGCCGTGGAACATGTCGGAACAGCCAGCAGCATCGATCAATTGCGGCTTTTCAAACAGCGGCATGCCGATTGGCTTGCAGATCGTCGGCCCACGGTTTGGTGATCTGACCGTGCTGAAACTGTCGAAACTGTTTGAAAGCTGGACCGGGCGGATCAACACTTGGCCGCAGCCGCCACGGTCTTGA